A single window of Tepidisphaeraceae bacterium DNA harbors:
- a CDS encoding cupin domain-containing protein encodes MIDRDPNLSRRHFLISASAAVAVTAVASVGIAAEQPLPEKKMDIQRVGTKPSVKGPDEWFTGTVRIDSAFDRTDPARVNGAIVTFEPGARTAWHTHPLGQTLIVTSGLGRVQQEGGPIEEIRPGDVVWFPPNVRHWHGASPTTAMTHIAIQEKQDGSPVTWMEKVSDDQYGK; translated from the coding sequence ATGATTGATCGCGACCCAAACCTCAGTCGGCGTCACTTCCTGATCTCGGCCTCGGCTGCCGTGGCCGTCACGGCCGTTGCCTCAGTCGGGATCGCAGCCGAGCAACCTCTACCGGAGAAGAAGATGGACATTCAACGCGTCGGAACTAAGCCCTCAGTCAAGGGACCGGACGAATGGTTTACCGGTACCGTGCGGATCGACTCCGCGTTCGACCGCACCGACCCCGCACGCGTCAACGGCGCGATCGTCACGTTTGAGCCGGGGGCACGCACCGCGTGGCATACCCATCCGCTGGGCCAGACCCTGATCGTTACAAGCGGCCTCGGCCGAGTTCAGCAGGAGGGTGGACCCATCGAGGAAATCCGCCCCGGCGACGTGGTGTGGTTCCCGCCGAACGTGCGTCACTGGCATGGAGCATCGCCGACGACCGCGATGACCCACATCGCCATTCAGGAGAAGCAGGACGGCTCGCCCGTCACGTGGATGGAGAAGGTCTCCGACGATCAGTACGGCAAGTAG
- a CDS encoding cyclophilin-like fold protein → MSLKLNVKIGQRTFAATLEDNPATAKFRQMLPLTLDMPDLNANEKHAHLPKRLPTDLFKPGTIREGDLLLWGDDTLVLFYETFRSSYSYTRLGKLDDPTRLAGAIGGGSVKVTFEAK, encoded by the coding sequence ATGAGTCTGAAGCTGAACGTGAAGATCGGTCAGCGGACGTTCGCCGCCACGCTTGAGGACAACCCGGCGACGGCAAAGTTCCGGCAGATGCTGCCGCTGACGCTCGACATGCCCGATCTGAACGCCAACGAGAAGCACGCGCACCTGCCAAAGCGGCTTCCGACCGACCTGTTCAAGCCCGGCACCATTCGTGAAGGCGATCTGCTACTCTGGGGCGACGACACGCTCGTGCTCTTTTACGAGACCTTCCGCAGTTCATACAGCTACACGCGGCTGGGCAAGCTCGACGATCCGACGCGACTTGCTGGGGCCATCGGGGGCGGAAGCGTCAAGGTCACGTTCGAGGCCAAATAA
- a CDS encoding AraC family transcriptional regulator, whose translation MTTSQRQARKMDADREELVERIARVLPRSGVSQPQPGVHLSRFAHIDDPTHTVLEPCFCVIAQGAKTLTLGEDVFRYDPAHYAVTTLGLPMVAEIVEASERRPYLGLRLTLDPSVVASVIVESQVAQPRRESGVRALDVSPLDMDLLDATVRLMRLVERPDEFRAVAPLVVREIIYRLLAGAQGNRMRQLASSGGQAHRMARAIEKLRANYDKPLRIESLAKELGMSLSGFHAHFKSVTAMSPLQYQKQIRLQEARRLMVSENSDAAEAGFRVGYEDASQFNREYKRHFGEPPMRDVERIREIAMT comes from the coding sequence ATGACGACGAGCCAACGCCAAGCCCGAAAGATGGACGCCGACCGTGAGGAACTGGTCGAGCGGATCGCACGAGTGCTACCGCGCAGCGGCGTGTCCCAGCCGCAGCCGGGCGTGCACCTCAGCCGCTTTGCCCACATCGACGATCCGACTCACACGGTCTTGGAACCCTGCTTCTGCGTGATCGCGCAGGGGGCCAAGACACTGACGCTGGGCGAGGACGTGTTCCGGTACGACCCAGCCCACTACGCGGTCACCACGCTCGGGCTGCCGATGGTCGCCGAGATCGTCGAGGCGTCGGAGCGACGGCCGTACCTCGGCCTGCGCCTGACGCTGGACCCCTCCGTGGTCGCGTCGGTGATCGTGGAATCGCAGGTCGCCCAGCCGCGCCGCGAGAGCGGCGTTCGTGCCCTCGACGTGAGTCCGCTCGACATGGACCTGCTCGACGCGACCGTGCGGCTCATGCGCTTGGTCGAACGGCCCGACGAGTTCCGCGCGGTCGCGCCGCTCGTGGTCCGCGAGATCATCTACCGCCTGTTGGCCGGCGCGCAGGGCAACCGCATGCGGCAGCTCGCCTCCTCGGGCGGGCAGGCCCACAGGATGGCACGCGCCATCGAGAAGTTGAGGGCGAACTACGACAAGCCGCTGCGGATCGAGTCGCTGGCGAAGGAACTGGGCATGAGCCTGTCGGGCTTCCACGCCCACTTCAAGTCGGTCACGGCCATGTCGCCCTTACAGTACCAAAAACAGATTCGGCTTCAGGAGGCTCGGCGGCTGATGGTCAGCGAAAACTCGGACGCCGCCGAGGCGGGCTTCCGCGTCGGCTACGAGGACGCATCGCAGTTCAACCGCGAGTACAAGCGCCACTTCGGCGAGCCGCCGATGCGGGATGTGGAACGGATAAGGGAGATCGCGATGACTTAG
- a CDS encoding MFS transporter, which produces MTLTLNPTEVQAVATDNPWSAVGSMAMCVAMLIAAEFMPVSLLTPIAQDLHATTGMAGQAISISGMFAVVTSLLIATVAARFDRRYVLLGLTGLMLLSLVLIAMAPNFAMLMVARASLGVVVGGFWALATATVMRLVPQHSVPKALGFVYMGNAVATAFAAPIGSYLGGVIGWRGVFWALVPLTLANLAWQWISLPTMRPQAANPVSKLFGLLKRPNVAFGMVAQMLTFGGAFAAFTYFRPFLETRTGASVPQLSVMLLCLGVAGFVGTAGATRFVARQLYLLLAGLPLALALVTFGLLGVQHSLWAVGLTLFVWGTLNSAVPVCWSTWLSREIADEPESGGGLMVAAIQLAIMLGAGLGGLLLDHASITATFVGGAVLLVAASVLVGTGARLRRDSNESQSDEAVAAAVPSFR; this is translated from the coding sequence ATGACATTGACGTTGAACCCAACTGAAGTGCAAGCGGTAGCCACGGACAACCCGTGGAGCGCGGTCGGCTCGATGGCGATGTGTGTCGCGATGTTGATCGCGGCCGAGTTCATGCCGGTGAGCCTGTTGACGCCGATCGCGCAAGACCTGCACGCGACGACCGGCATGGCCGGGCAGGCGATCTCGATCTCGGGCATGTTCGCCGTGGTAACCAGCCTGTTGATCGCCACCGTCGCGGCTCGGTTCGACCGCAGGTACGTCCTGCTCGGCCTGACCGGCCTCATGCTGCTGTCGCTGGTGCTGATCGCGATGGCCCCGAACTTTGCCATGCTGATGGTCGCCCGCGCGTCGCTAGGCGTGGTGGTCGGCGGGTTCTGGGCGCTGGCGACGGCGACGGTTATGCGTCTGGTGCCGCAGCATTCCGTGCCGAAGGCACTAGGCTTCGTCTACATGGGCAACGCGGTGGCAACCGCGTTCGCCGCCCCCATCGGCAGCTACCTCGGTGGCGTGATCGGCTGGCGCGGCGTGTTCTGGGCGCTGGTGCCCCTCACGCTGGCCAACCTCGCGTGGCAGTGGATCAGCCTGCCCACGATGCGCCCCCAAGCGGCCAACCCGGTGAGCAAGCTGTTCGGCCTCTTGAAGCGCCCCAACGTCGCCTTTGGCATGGTCGCGCAGATGCTCACGTTCGGCGGCGCGTTCGCGGCGTTCACGTACTTCCGGCCGTTCCTCGAAACCCGCACAGGGGCCAGCGTGCCCCAGCTTTCCGTCATGCTGCTGTGCCTCGGCGTGGCGGGGTTCGTCGGCACCGCTGGGGCGACGAGGTTCGTAGCGCGGCAGCTGTACCTGCTGCTCGCCGGGCTGCCGCTGGCGCTGGCCCTCGTGACGTTCGGCCTGCTCGGCGTGCAGCACTCGCTGTGGGCAGTGGGCCTGACCTTGTTCGTCTGGGGCACGCTCAACTCGGCAGTGCCCGTCTGCTGGTCCACATGGCTGAGCCGCGAAATCGCCGACGAGCCAGAGAGCGGCGGTGGGCTGATGGTCGCTGCGATCCAGTTGGCGATCATGCTCGGCGCGGGCCTCGGCGGCTTACTCCTCGACCACGCATCGATCACCGCGACTTTCGTTGGCGGCGCGGTCCTGCTCGTCGCCGCCTCGGTCCTCGTCGGCACAGGCGCACGCCTCCGACGTGACTCCAACGAATCGCAATCGGATGAGGCGGTCGCCGCCGCCGTGCCCTCGTTCCGTTAA
- a CDS encoding alpha/beta hydrolase, with protein MNVAKHSIVTAFAASAALFATVPAPVAADMTNSTPKAQDMTNGADNFYKSDSVTVQKVTFRNKLSMNVVGNLFVPKNLDTNAKSAAIIVGHPMGATKEQSSNLYAQKLAERGFVTLSFDLSFWGESDGQPRHTVAPDIYVEDFSAALDFLGKQPVVSRDRIGVLGICGSGSFSVAAAQIDPRMRAIATVSMYDMGAANRNGLKKSGTAEQRKKTLEEAAAQRWVESDGGAAKYTSGTVHEINEKSHPIEREFFDFYRTPRGEFTPASTTPLLTTHPTLSSNVAFMNFYPFERIAEVSPRPMLFITGDQAHSREFSEDAYQRAAQPKELLIVPNAGHVDLYDRVNLIPFDKLAAFFTQSLK; from the coding sequence ATGAACGTTGCCAAACACTCTATCGTGACCGCGTTCGCTGCGAGCGCAGCGCTTTTCGCGACGGTGCCCGCACCTGTCGCTGCCGACATGACGAATTCCACCCCCAAGGCCCAAGACATGACCAATGGCGCAGACAACTTCTACAAGAGCGACTCGGTGACTGTGCAGAAGGTCACGTTCAGGAATAAGCTAAGCATGAACGTCGTCGGAAACCTGTTCGTGCCGAAGAACCTCGACACTAACGCCAAGTCCGCCGCCATCATCGTTGGCCACCCAATGGGCGCGACAAAGGAGCAGAGTTCAAACCTCTACGCCCAAAAGTTGGCGGAGCGCGGGTTCGTCACGCTGTCGTTCGACCTGTCCTTCTGGGGCGAGAGCGACGGCCAGCCACGCCACACGGTCGCGCCTGACATCTACGTGGAGGACTTCAGCGCAGCGCTGGACTTCCTCGGTAAGCAGCCGGTCGTCAGTCGGGACCGCATCGGCGTGCTCGGCATCTGCGGCAGCGGGAGCTTCTCCGTTGCCGCCGCCCAAATCGACCCCCGCATGAGGGCCATCGCGACGGTCAGCATGTACGACATGGGCGCGGCGAACCGAAATGGCTTGAAGAAGTCGGGCACTGCCGAGCAGCGGAAGAAGACGCTCGAAGAGGCGGCGGCGCAACGCTGGGTCGAGTCCGACGGCGGCGCGGCCAAGTACACGAGCGGGACCGTCCACGAGATCAACGAGAAGTCGCACCCCATCGAGCGGGAGTTCTTCGACTTCTACCGGACGCCGCGCGGCGAGTTCACGCCCGCAAGCACGACGCCGCTGCTGACGACGCACCCGACGCTGAGCAGCAACGTCGCGTTCATGAACTTCTACCCGTTCGAGCGGATCGCGGAGGTCTCGCCGCGCCCGATGCTGTTCATCACCGGCGATCAGGCCCACTCGCGTGAGTTCAGTGAGGACGCCTATCAGCGAGCCGCCCAGCCGAAGGAGCTGCTGATCGTCCCGAACGCAGGCCACGTCGATCTCTACGACCGCGTGAACCTGATTCCGTTCGATAAACTAGCGGCGTTCTTCACGCAGAGCCTGAAGTAA